One genomic region from Halococcus agarilyticus encodes:
- a CDS encoding Mov34/MPN/PAD-1 family protein encodes MGFFGSSEVVGIAADTLAFARSAAEESHPNEYMGLLRGEDAADLGLDRSGTVVTDVLVVPATESNPVSATVKTSLVPNDMRAAGSIHSHPNGVLRPSDADLATFGKGDVHIILGAPYRDHDWRAFDREGKRRDLPVLDVDLPDDEEFFDFTQADIDEELR; translated from the coding sequence ATGGGCTTTTTCGGGTCGAGCGAGGTCGTCGGGATCGCCGCCGACACCCTCGCGTTCGCCCGCTCGGCCGCCGAGGAGAGCCACCCGAACGAGTACATGGGCCTGCTCCGTGGCGAGGACGCGGCCGACCTCGGACTCGACAGATCGGGGACCGTCGTGACCGACGTGCTCGTGGTCCCGGCAACCGAGTCGAACCCCGTGAGCGCCACCGTCAAGACGAGCCTCGTCCCGAACGACATGCGCGCCGCCGGGTCGATCCACTCCCATCCCAACGGCGTGCTCCGGCCGAGCGACGCCGATCTCGCCACGTTCGGCAAAGGAGATGTCCACATCATCCTCGGCGCACCCTACCGCGACCACGACTGGCGGGCGTTCGACCGCGAGGGGAAACGGCGTGACCTCCCGGTGCTCGACGTCGACCTGCCCGACGACGAGGAGTTCTTCGACTTCACCCAGGCCGACATCGACGAGGAACTACGATGA